The Molothrus ater isolate BHLD 08-10-18 breed brown headed cowbird chromosome 1, BPBGC_Mater_1.1, whole genome shotgun sequence genome includes a window with the following:
- the LOC118696723 gene encoding cadherin-6 isoform X1 gives MRTYHCFWLLFWAGQPHQSFLTPLSKRTSGFPEKEKVLVLSGNSRQDLHRSKRSWMWNQFFLLEEYTGTDYQYVGKLHSDQDKGDGSLKYILSGDGAGDLFIINENTGDIQATKRLDREEKPVYILRAQAINRRTGRPVEPESEFIIKIHDINDNEPMFTKDVYNASIPEMSDVGTFVVQVTATDADDPTYGNSAKVVYSILQGQPYFSVESETGIIKTALLNMDRENREQYQVVIQAKDMGGQMGGLSGTTTVNITLTDVNDNPPRFPQSTYQFRAPESTPLDSPVGRIKANDADVDENAEIEYSITEGDGYDMFGITTDKDTQEGIITVKKALDFESKNLYILKVEATNTHVDPRFLYLGPFKDSATVRIQVEDVDEPPMFSRPAYIMEVKEDVPLNSVIGTVTAQDPDAAKNPVKYSVDRHTDMDRVFNINSGNGSIFTSKPLDRETLLWHNITVIAAEINNPKQSSRVPVFIKVLDVNDNAPEFAMFYETFVCENAKAEQLIQTLSAVDKDDSYNGHQFSFSLAPEAASSSNFTLQDNRDNTAGIFTRKTRYNRHETSTYFLPVVISDNDYPIQSSTETVTIRVCACDHRGKMLSCNAEALIHPTGLSTGALIAILLCIIILLVTVVLFAALRRQRKKEPLIISKEDIRDNIVSYNDEGGGEEDTQAFDIGTLRNPEAIDDNKLRRDIVPETLFLPRRTAAARDNTDVRDFINQRLKENDTDPTAPPYDSLATYAYEGNGSVAESLSSLESVTTDGDQDYDYLSDWGPRFKKLADMYGSMDSDKDS, from the exons CTGCATTCAGACCAGGATAAAGGAGATGGATCACTTAAATACATCCTTtctggagatggagcaggagaccTCTTCATTATCAATGAAAACACTGGTGACATCCAGGCCACAAAGAGACTAGACAGGGAAGAAAAGCCTGTATACATACTCCGTGCCCAGGCTATAAACAGAAGGACTGGAAGACCAGTGGAACCAGAATCTGAGTTCATCATTAAGATCCATGATATCAATGACAATGAGCCAATGTTCACAAAGGACGTTTACAATGCCAGCATTCCTGAAATGTCAGATGTTG GTACCTTTGTTGTGCAAGTCACTGCAACTGATGCCGATGATCCTACATATGGGAACAGTGCTAAAGTTGTCTACAGCATTCTCCAGGGACAACCATATTTCTCCGTCGAATCTGAGACGG GCATTATTAAAACTGCTTTACTGAACATGGACCGTGAAAATAGGGAGCAATACCAAGTGGTCATCCAGGCTAAAGACATGGGAGGCCAGATGGGCGGATTATCAGGAACCACCACCGTGAACATCACACTGACTGACGTCAATGACAATCCACCTCGCTTCCCCCAGA GCACATACCAGTTCAGAGCTCCTGAGTCAACGCCGCTCGACTCCCCAGTTGGCAGGATAAAAGCTAATGATGCTGACGTGGATGAAAATGCAGAGATTGAATACAGCATAACTGAGGGGGACGGATACGACATGTTTGGAATTACCACAGACAAGGACACACAGGAAGGAATTATAACTGTGAAAAAG gcACTGGATTTCGAAAGCAAAAACTTGTATATTCTCAAAGTGGAAGCTACCAACACTCATGTGGACCCTCGATTCCTGTACCTGGGGCCATTCAAGGACTCAGCTACAGTCAGAATTCAGGTGGAGGATGTAGATGAACCCCCCATGTTCAGCAGACCAGCATACATAATGGAAGTGAAAGAAGATGTTCCATTAAACAGTGTAATAGGAACAGTAACTGCTCAGGATCCAGATGCTGCCAAGAATCCTGTCAA GTACTCTGTAGATCGTCACACTGATATGGACAGAGTATTCAACATCAATTCAGGAAATGGTTCGATATTCACTTCCAAACCCCTTGACCGGGAAACACTGCTGTGGCACAACATTACAGTAATAGCAGCAGAGATCA ACAACCCCAAACAAAGCAGCCGTGTCCCTGTGTTCATTAAGGTCTTGGATGTAAATGACAACGCTCCGGAGTTTGCCATGTTTTACGAGACTTTCGTCTGCGAAAACGCAAAGGCAGAACAG CTGATACAAACATTAAGTGCTGTTGATAAAGATGACTCTTACAATGGACATCAGTTTTCATTCTCCTTAGCTCCCgaggcagccagcagctcaaACTTTACACTACAGGACAACAGAG ACAACACAGCAGGGATTTTCACTCGAAAAACCAGATATAACCGGCATGAAACAAGTACCTACTTCCTGCCAGTGGTAATATCAGACAATGATTACCCcatccagagcagcactgaaacaGTGACCATTCGAGTGTGTGCTTGTGACCATCGAGGAAAGATGCTGTCCTGTAATGCAGAAGCCTTGATTCATCCTACTGGTCTTAGCACTGGCGCTCTCATTGCCATTCTTCTCTGCATCATTATATTACTTG tTACTGTGGTGCTGTTTGCAGCACTGAGACGGCAGCGGAAAAAAGAGCCTTTGATAATTTCCAAAGAAGACATCAGAGACAACATTGTCAGTTATAACGATGAAGGTGGCGGAGAGGAAGACACCCAGGCGTTTGATATTGGCACGCTGAGGAATCCCGAAGCCATAGATGATAATAAATTACGCAGAGACATTGTGCCAGAAACGCTTTTTCTGCCGCGGCGGACTGCAGCGGCGCGAGATAACACGGATGTCAGAGATTTCATTAACCAAAGGTTAAAGGAAAATGATACAGATCCAACAGCACCCCCGTATGACTCATTAGCAACCTACGCGTACGAAGGTAATGGTTCTGTGGCCGAGTCCCTCAGCTCCTTGGAGTCAGTGACTACGGACGGAGATCAGGACTACGATTACCTCAGTGACTGGGGACCTCGGTTTAAAAAGCTGGCAGATATGTATGGCTCAATGGACAGTGACAAAGACTCTTAA